From Pandoraea norimbergensis, the proteins below share one genomic window:
- the murU gene encoding N-acetylmuramate alpha-1-phosphate uridylyltransferase MurU produces MAGPLSATPAPMPLKAMIFAAGRGDRMRPLTDTTPKPLLPVAGKPLIVWQIEALARAGYTDIVINHAWLGAQIEAALGDGSRFGVRLTYSAEGEALETAGGIVQARPSLEGAGNVFLAIAGDLFTDFDFATLRAPAARLAAQAQPGMHLVMVPNPPFHPAGDFALDAAHRLHLRENAPPGAVPLTFGSIALYDLRLFDGIAPGTRMALTPLYQRTIADARATGERFDGEWENVGTPAQLAALNDTVSAR; encoded by the coding sequence CGATGATCTTCGCCGCCGGGCGCGGCGATCGCATGCGCCCGCTCACCGACACCACGCCAAAGCCGTTGCTGCCGGTGGCCGGCAAGCCGCTGATCGTCTGGCAGATCGAAGCCCTCGCGCGGGCGGGTTACACCGACATCGTCATCAACCATGCCTGGCTGGGCGCACAGATCGAAGCCGCGCTCGGCGACGGCAGCCGCTTCGGCGTACGCCTCACCTACTCGGCCGAGGGGGAAGCCCTCGAGACGGCGGGCGGCATCGTTCAGGCGCGCCCGTCTCTCGAAGGCGCGGGCAACGTGTTCCTGGCCATCGCGGGCGACCTGTTCACCGATTTCGATTTCGCTACGCTGCGCGCGCCTGCGGCACGTCTGGCCGCGCAGGCGCAGCCCGGCATGCATCTGGTGATGGTGCCGAACCCGCCGTTTCATCCGGCGGGTGACTTCGCGCTCGACGCCGCACATCGGCTGCATCTGCGCGAGAACGCCCCGCCCGGCGCCGTACCGCTCACCTTCGGCAGCATCGCGCTATACGACCTGCGTCTGTTCGACGGCATTGCCCCGGGCACACGCATGGCACTCACGCCGCTGTACCAACGCACGATTGCCGACGCCCGCGCCACGGGCGAGCGTTTTGACGGCGAGTGGGAAAACGTCGGCACGCCGGCGCAGTTGGCTGCACTGAACGACACCGTTAGCGCCCGATAG
- a CDS encoding aminopeptidase P N-terminal domain-containing protein has protein sequence MTDSPYRARRARAIEQMRQAGGGLAIVPTAPEVARNRDSDYPYRHDSYFYYLSGFTEPEAVVVLDSRNGQSILFCRAKNEEREIWDGYRYGPEAARETFGFDAAYPIDEIDTRLPQLMADTPALFYALGASAQQDRQVRHWLNTVRAQSRTGVSAPAAAHDIRAILDEMRLIKDAHEIDIMARAGKISADAHVRAMKTSRPGLREYHLEAELLYEFRRNGSQFPAYGSIVAAGANTTVLHYRAGDTELRDGDLCLIDAACELDGYASDITRTFPVNGRFTPAQRELYDIVLASQQAAIDATRAGVAFDAPHNAAVRVLAQGMLDTGLLKRDTAGSVDDVIADKSFSRFYMHRTGHWIGMDVHDCGEYREDGPNGERPWRTLAANMVTTIEPGIYVRPAPDIDERYWNIGIRIEDDAVVTATGCTLLTRDVPVDADEIEALMRG, from the coding sequence ATGACCGATTCCCCTTACCGCGCCCGCCGTGCGCGTGCCATCGAGCAAATGCGTCAGGCTGGCGGCGGTCTCGCCATCGTGCCGACCGCGCCGGAAGTGGCACGCAACCGCGACAGCGACTATCCCTATCGTCACGACAGCTACTTCTATTACCTCTCGGGCTTCACCGAGCCCGAGGCGGTCGTGGTACTCGATAGCCGCAACGGCCAGTCGATTCTGTTCTGCCGCGCAAAGAACGAAGAACGCGAGATCTGGGACGGCTATCGCTATGGCCCGGAAGCCGCGCGCGAAACGTTCGGCTTCGACGCCGCCTATCCGATCGATGAAATCGACACGCGTCTGCCGCAGTTGATGGCCGATACTCCGGCGCTCTTCTATGCGCTGGGTGCCTCTGCGCAGCAGGACCGTCAGGTGCGCCATTGGCTGAACACCGTGCGTGCGCAGAGCCGCACCGGCGTGTCGGCACCGGCCGCAGCCCATGACATCCGCGCGATTCTCGACGAGATGCGCCTGATTAAAGACGCCCACGAGATCGACATCATGGCGCGCGCGGGCAAGATCTCGGCCGATGCCCATGTGCGCGCGATGAAGACGTCGCGCCCGGGGCTGCGCGAATATCACCTCGAAGCCGAGCTGCTTTACGAATTCCGTCGCAATGGCTCACAGTTTCCGGCGTATGGCTCCATCGTGGCTGCCGGTGCCAACACGACCGTGCTGCACTACCGCGCCGGTGACACCGAGCTGCGCGACGGCGATCTGTGCCTGATCGACGCCGCCTGCGAGCTCGACGGCTACGCCTCGGACATCACGCGCACGTTCCCGGTGAACGGGCGCTTCACGCCCGCACAGCGCGAACTCTACGACATCGTGCTCGCCTCGCAGCAGGCCGCCATCGACGCCACCCGCGCCGGTGTCGCCTTCGACGCGCCCCACAACGCCGCCGTGCGCGTGCTTGCGCAGGGCATGCTCGACACCGGGCTGCTCAAGCGTGACACGGCCGGCAGCGTCGACGACGTGATCGCCGACAAGTCGTTTAGCCGCTTCTACATGCACCGCACCGGCCACTGGATCGGCATGGACGTGCATGACTGCGGCGAATATCGCGAAGACGGACCGAACGGCGAGCGGCCGTGGCGCACGCTCGCGGCGAACATGGTCACCACCATCGAGCCGGGCATTTATGTACGCCCTGCACCGGACATCGACGAGCGTTACTGGAACATCGGTATCCGCATCGAAGACGACGCGGTTGTCACGGCGACCGGCTGCACGCTGCTCACCCGCGACGTGCCCGTCGACGCCGACGAGATCGAAGCGCTCATGCGCGGTTGA
- a CDS encoding FAD-dependent monooxygenase — MTPEPIPRRFDVAIVGAGPVGTALALLLAQRAPQMRVALIDARGPQAGYDDPRALALSHGSREILARAGAWPHPAHAVHAAHASSARANTGLATTPIQHIHVSQARRFGSTEIDFREHGVPALGYVVRYGALMRALDNAMSQVPTRVEHSPQAPLSLGATGASGELAPGLHHFRPYQAIALRQDAQQVTITLGTTADDHAETLHATLAVNAEGGLFESQTSRPRARDYGQTALVGFVTCERPRAGWAWERFTADGPLALLPQDHGYALVWCCSHDEAKRRRNMDDASFLAELHAAFGDRMGRFTTISGRAGFPLGLNALGQVVDGRVAAIGNAAQTLHPVAGQGLNLGLRDAFDLADTLVHHMRGTHEARGSNTTAPHASAANATGTGTGSTSGIPGPAALAAFARRRRADRGMTIRITDLLPRVFGIEAAPVAVLRGMALASLDLVPPLKTAFARQMMFGQRG; from the coding sequence ATGACTCCTGAGCCGATTCCCCGGCGTTTCGACGTCGCCATCGTCGGTGCCGGCCCGGTCGGCACGGCGCTGGCGCTGTTGCTCGCCCAGCGCGCGCCGCAAATGCGCGTGGCGCTCATCGACGCGCGCGGGCCGCAGGCAGGCTATGACGACCCTCGTGCGTTGGCCCTCTCGCACGGCAGCCGTGAGATTCTGGCGCGCGCCGGGGCGTGGCCGCACCCGGCGCATGCAGTCCATGCTGCCCACGCCTCGTCCGCCCGCGCCAATACCGGCCTCGCCACCACGCCGATTCAGCATATTCACGTATCGCAGGCGCGCCGCTTCGGCAGCACCGAGATCGATTTTCGCGAGCATGGTGTGCCGGCGCTGGGCTACGTGGTGCGGTACGGCGCGCTCATGCGCGCGCTCGACAACGCCATGTCGCAAGTGCCCACGCGAGTCGAGCACTCGCCGCAGGCACCGCTCTCTTTAGGAGCAACAGGAGCATCGGGAGAACTTGCCCCGGGGCTGCATCACTTCCGCCCGTATCAGGCCATCGCCCTGCGTCAGGACGCGCAACAGGTCACGATCACGCTCGGCACCACCGCCGACGATCATGCCGAGACGTTGCACGCCACGCTGGCCGTCAATGCCGAAGGCGGGCTGTTCGAAAGCCAGACCTCCCGTCCCCGCGCACGGGATTACGGCCAGACGGCGCTCGTCGGTTTTGTCACCTGCGAACGCCCGCGGGCGGGCTGGGCGTGGGAGCGCTTCACAGCCGACGGGCCGTTGGCGCTGCTGCCGCAGGACCACGGCTACGCTTTGGTGTGGTGCTGCTCGCACGACGAGGCCAAGCGCCGCCGCAACATGGACGACGCCAGCTTCCTCGCCGAACTGCACGCCGCATTCGGCGACCGCATGGGCCGTTTCACGACGATCAGCGGCCGGGCGGGCTTCCCGCTGGGCCTGAACGCGCTGGGACAGGTGGTCGACGGGCGGGTCGCCGCCATCGGCAACGCGGCGCAGACACTGCATCCCGTGGCCGGCCAAGGCCTCAATCTGGGCCTGCGTGACGCGTTCGACCTGGCCGACACGCTGGTGCACCACATGCGCGGGACTCACGAGGCGCGCGGCTCGAACACGACGGCACCCCACGCCAGCGCTGCCAACGCCACAGGCACCGGCACCGGCAGCACATCAGGCATCCCCGGCCCGGCGGCCCTCGCCGCCTTCGCCCGGCGCCGCCGTGCCGACCGTGGCATGACCATCCGCATTACCGACCTGCTGCCACGCGTTTTCGGCATCGAAGCCGCGCCCGTGGCCGTGCTGCGGGGCATGGCACTCGCCAGTCTCGACCTCGTGCCGCCGCTCAAGACGGCCTTCGCCCGCCAGATGATGTTCGGGCAACGCGGGTGA
- the dusB gene encoding tRNA dihydrouridine synthase DusB produces MRIGPHELRNNLFVAPMAGVTDRPFRQLCKRLGAGYAVSEMVASNAQLWKSEKTMRRANHAGEVAPISVQIAGADPAMMAEAARYNVENGAQIIDINMGCPAKKVCNVAAGSALLQNEPLVARIVSAVVGAVGDVVPVTLKIRTGWDRDHKNALTVARIAEECGISMLTVHGRTRADLYHGDAEYETIAAVKAAARIPIVANGDIASAQKAKHVLDVTGADAIMIGRAAQGRPWLFRDIELFLTTGEIALAPRVDEIQQIMNEHLEDHYEFYGEFTGVRTARKHIAWYSRGLPGAATFRQRMNTLDSTQDQLAAVNEFFEQQKAHSDRLCYEQESPRELLAA; encoded by the coding sequence GTGCGTATCGGCCCCCACGAACTCCGCAATAACCTCTTCGTCGCGCCCATGGCTGGCGTGACGGACCGGCCATTCCGCCAGCTGTGCAAACGGCTGGGGGCAGGTTATGCCGTCTCGGAGATGGTGGCCTCGAACGCTCAGCTCTGGAAGAGCGAGAAAACCATGCGCCGCGCGAACCACGCGGGCGAGGTGGCACCGATTTCCGTGCAGATCGCCGGAGCCGACCCGGCCATGATGGCCGAGGCCGCGCGCTACAACGTCGAGAACGGCGCCCAGATCATCGACATCAACATGGGCTGCCCGGCCAAGAAGGTCTGCAACGTCGCCGCAGGTTCGGCCCTGTTGCAGAACGAACCGCTGGTCGCACGCATCGTGTCGGCCGTGGTCGGTGCCGTGGGCGACGTGGTGCCCGTGACGCTGAAGATCCGCACGGGCTGGGACCGCGACCACAAGAACGCACTCACGGTGGCGCGTATCGCCGAAGAGTGCGGCATCAGCATGCTGACCGTGCACGGGCGCACGCGCGCCGATCTGTATCACGGCGATGCCGAGTACGAGACGATTGCCGCGGTGAAGGCCGCTGCGCGCATCCCGATCGTCGCCAATGGCGACATCGCCTCGGCACAGAAAGCCAAACACGTACTGGATGTCACGGGGGCGGACGCCATCATGATCGGCCGCGCCGCACAAGGCCGGCCGTGGCTGTTCCGCGACATCGAGCTGTTTCTCACGACGGGCGAGATTGCCTTAGCGCCGCGCGTCGATGAGATTCAGCAAATCATGAACGAACACCTCGAAGACCATTACGAGTTCTACGGGGAGTTCACCGGGGTGCGAACGGCGCGCAAGCATATTGCGTGGTATTCGCGCGGGCTGCCGGGGGCGGCCACGTTCCGCCAGCGTATGAACACGCTGGACAGCACGCAAGACCAGTTGGCTGCGGTCAACGAATTTTTCGAACAGCAGAAGGCGCACTCGGACCGTCTCTGCTATGAACAAGAATCGCCGAGGGAGCTATTAGCCGCATGA
- a CDS encoding Fis family transcriptional regulator has protein sequence MSKTNIEQCVRDSLDSYFRDLDGAVPHDVYDMVVTVVEKPLLEFVLGKADGNQSLAAEYLGINRNTLRKKLQQHGLL, from the coding sequence ATGAGCAAAACAAACATAGAACAATGCGTACGCGACAGTCTGGATTCGTATTTCCGTGATCTGGACGGCGCCGTACCACACGATGTCTACGATATGGTTGTCACCGTCGTTGAAAAGCCGTTGCTCGAATTCGTGCTGGGCAAGGCCGATGGAAATCAGTCGCTCGCCGCAGAATATCTGGGGATCAACCGCAACACGCTGCGCAAGAAGTTGCAGCAGCACGGCCTGCTCTAG
- the purH gene encoding bifunctional phosphoribosylaminoimidazolecarboxamide formyltransferase/IMP cyclohydrolase codes for MIKQALISVSDKTGIVDFAKSLAAQGVSILSTGGTAKLLAEAGLKVTEVADYTGFPEMLDGRVKTLHPKVHGGILARRDLPEHMAALDQHGIPTIDLLVVNLYPFVQTIAKDDCSLEDAIENIDIGGPTMLRSAAKNHRDVTVVVDPADYAVVLDEMKANNNTVGYTTNFRLATKVFAHTAQYDGAITNYLTSLGESLRHSERTAYPATLNLAYTKVQDMRYGENPHQSAAFYRDITTPEGSLANYRQLQGKELSYNNIADADAAWECVKTFDAPACVIIKHANPCGVAVAATPADAYAKAFQTDPTSAFGGIIAFNREVDETAAQAVAKQFVEVLLAPSFTEGAKQVFAAKQNVRLLEVPLGNGVNQYDFKRVGGGLLVQSPDAKNVAPHELRVVTKRHPTPKEMEDLLFAWRVAKYVKSNAIVFCAGGMTLGVGAGQMSRVDSARIASIKAQNAGLSLNGSAVASDAFFPFRDGLDVVVDAGATCVIHPGGSMRDDEVIAAADERNVAMLMTGTRHFRH; via the coding sequence ATGATCAAGCAAGCTCTCATCTCCGTCTCCGACAAGACCGGCATCGTCGACTTCGCCAAGTCGCTCGCTGCACAGGGCGTGTCGATTCTCTCCACTGGCGGCACCGCCAAGCTGTTGGCCGAAGCTGGCCTCAAGGTGACCGAAGTGGCCGACTACACCGGCTTTCCGGAAATGCTCGATGGGCGCGTGAAGACTCTGCACCCCAAAGTGCACGGCGGCATTCTGGCGCGACGCGACCTGCCCGAACACATGGCTGCGCTCGACCAGCACGGCATCCCGACGATCGACCTGCTCGTGGTGAACCTGTACCCGTTCGTGCAGACGATTGCCAAGGATGACTGCTCGCTCGAAGACGCCATCGAGAACATCGACATCGGTGGCCCGACGATGCTGCGCTCGGCCGCAAAGAACCATCGCGACGTGACCGTCGTGGTCGACCCGGCCGACTACGCCGTGGTGCTCGACGAGATGAAGGCCAATAACAACACCGTGGGTTACACCACGAACTTCCGTCTCGCGACGAAGGTGTTTGCGCATACGGCCCAGTACGACGGCGCCATCACCAACTACCTGACGAGCCTCGGTGAGTCACTGCGTCACAGCGAGCGCACCGCCTACCCGGCCACGCTCAACCTGGCGTACACGAAGGTGCAGGACATGCGTTACGGCGAGAACCCGCACCAGAGCGCGGCGTTCTATCGCGATATCACCACGCCGGAAGGCTCGCTCGCGAACTATCGCCAGTTGCAAGGCAAGGAACTGTCGTACAACAACATCGCCGACGCGGACGCCGCGTGGGAATGCGTGAAGACGTTCGACGCCCCGGCCTGCGTGATCATCAAGCACGCCAACCCGTGCGGCGTGGCCGTGGCGGCAACGCCGGCCGACGCTTACGCAAAGGCATTCCAGACCGACCCGACGTCGGCTTTCGGCGGCATCATCGCGTTCAACCGTGAAGTCGACGAGACCGCAGCACAGGCCGTGGCCAAGCAATTCGTGGAAGTGCTGCTGGCCCCGTCGTTCACGGAAGGCGCCAAGCAAGTGTTCGCTGCGAAGCAGAACGTGCGTTTGCTCGAAGTGCCGCTGGGCAACGGCGTGAATCAGTACGACTTCAAGCGTGTGGGTGGCGGTCTGCTGGTGCAGTCGCCGGACGCGAAGAACGTGGCACCGCATGAACTGCGCGTGGTGACCAAGCGTCATCCGACGCCGAAGGAAATGGAAGACCTGCTGTTCGCGTGGCGCGTGGCGAAGTACGTGAAGTCGAACGCCATCGTGTTCTGCGCCGGCGGCATGACGCTGGGTGTGGGCGCGGGCCAGATGAGCCGCGTGGACTCGGCACGTATTGCGAGCATCAAGGCGCAAAACGCCGGTCTGTCGCTGAACGGTTCGGCCGTGGCGTCGGACGCATTCTTCCCGTTCCGTGATGGTCTGGACGTGGTGGTCGATGCTGGCGCCACCTGCGTGATTCATCCGGGGGGTTCGATGCGCGACGACGAAGTGATCGCCGCTGCCGACGAGCGCAATGTCGCCATGCTGATGACGGGCACGCGTCACTTCCGTCACTGA
- a CDS encoding porin — protein MKHKVWMAMALTVAAGCAKADGLQIYGILDNSLEYLTNAGTGANGNKSSLFRVSNGSQAPNRFGFKGSEDLGGGLKAIMQLEAGINLDSGQLQQGGRMFGRQAWVGLQNEWGALTIGRQKNLIYDAFLELDPLSYYSYSLPAMDAQFAGRADNSIKYAGNFNGFKIAGLFSTGYDATIANGAQVPGEWRVGKEYSVSVGYANGPLNVSLVYDQQQGTSVATQGATSQRVAAGASYAVGNVKPYVGYQWYLSNVPGVAGRNALYYAGLQYRPVTEVILSGAIYYNDISSANQHPYLLAANAAYLLSKRTQLFAEVGFSRNQNNSNLGVTGYGLSIVPGSNQVGVALGLAHYF, from the coding sequence ATGAAACACAAAGTCTGGATGGCAATGGCACTCACCGTCGCGGCGGGCTGCGCCAAGGCGGATGGTTTGCAGATTTACGGCATTTTGGACAACAGTCTGGAATACCTCACTAACGCGGGCACCGGCGCGAACGGCAACAAGTCGTCACTCTTTCGCGTGAGCAACGGCTCGCAGGCGCCGAACCGGTTCGGCTTCAAAGGATCGGAAGATCTGGGCGGCGGCCTCAAGGCCATCATGCAACTCGAAGCGGGTATCAACCTCGACTCCGGGCAGTTGCAGCAAGGCGGGCGCATGTTTGGCCGGCAGGCTTGGGTGGGGCTTCAGAACGAATGGGGCGCACTGACGATCGGCCGCCAGAAGAACCTGATCTACGACGCGTTCCTCGAACTCGATCCGCTGTCGTACTACAGCTACTCGCTGCCTGCGATGGATGCGCAGTTTGCGGGCCGTGCCGACAACTCGATCAAATACGCGGGCAATTTCAACGGCTTCAAGATCGCCGGCCTTTTCTCGACCGGTTACGACGCGACCATTGCCAACGGTGCGCAGGTGCCGGGCGAGTGGCGTGTGGGCAAGGAGTACAGCGTGTCGGTGGGTTATGCCAACGGTCCGCTCAACGTCTCGCTCGTGTATGACCAACAGCAGGGCACATCCGTTGCGACGCAGGGTGCCACGTCACAGCGCGTGGCCGCGGGGGCGAGTTACGCCGTCGGTAACGTCAAACCGTATGTCGGGTATCAGTGGTATCTGAGCAATGTGCCGGGAGTCGCGGGGCGCAATGCGCTGTACTACGCGGGTCTGCAATACCGCCCGGTGACGGAGGTCATTCTCTCCGGGGCGATTTACTACAACGACATCTCGTCGGCTAATCAGCACCCATATTTGCTCGCGGCGAATGCGGCGTATCTGCTGTCCAAGCGCACGCAACTCTTCGCGGAAGTCGGCTTTTCGCGCAATCAGAACAACTCGAATCTCGGCGTGACCGGATATGGGTTGAGCATCGTGCCGGGCAGCAATCAGGTCGGCGTAGCGCTCGGCCTCGCGCACTACTTCTGA